The following proteins are co-located in the Noviherbaspirillum sp. UKPF54 genome:
- a CDS encoding Rne/Rng family ribonuclease gives MKRMLFNATQQEELRVAIVDGQKLIDIDIETSGREQRKSNIYKGVITRIEPSLEACFVNYGEERHGFLPFKEVARSYFKEGIDVRNASIKDALREGQEIMVQVEKEERGNKGAALTSFISLAGRYLVLMPNNPRGGGVSRRVEGEDRQELRETMDKLDLPNGMSVIARTAGIGRSVEELQWDLNYLMQLWRAIEGASTSAPGAFLIYQESSLVIRAIRDYFQPDIGEILIDTDDIYEQAQQFMTHVMPDMVHRVKRYRDDVPLFSRFQIEHQIETAYSRTVPLPSGGAIVIDHTEALVSIDVNSARATRGSDIETTALHTNLEAADEVARQLRLRDLGGLIVIDFIDMENAKNQREVETRLKDALRYDRARVQMGKISRFGLMELSRQRLRPSLSEGSHVTCPRCNGTGHIRDTESSALQVLRIVQEEAMKENSAAIHVQAPVDVAAFLLNEKRGEILKIETRHRVTIILIPNKHLETPHYKLERIKHDDPRLEEAQASYTMAEEADTDISYGKRQKEEARPRQEAVVKGITPDQPAPIVERKPVEPAPAPAPVVQPAEEGFFSRMFGFFRRKPVAPAPAPAPVVEEKPAQARSDRGDRNGRNRNRGRGRGGRERGDERETPRSEGRQENVKTAAVPAAETAQRPPRPPREQREPREPREQREPREQREAREGGEPRRERAERQPRQREERKEAPAEELLNVAAEPIAPVAPATLTAVSDVEAPEGIPAAEDGTGEQGEERRRRRRRGGRNRNRRDRENGEAIEAGGELEAADEAPADEANAAQGQAQAEIAEAAPAAAPVAAEPAAPAPALAVAIEPAPAPAEVAAVETPAKEAVVAEQETAMPAAAVPAEPVAVPVAVAVEPQPVPTSAAPVAERQPEPAAAAMPLDHLRGMLAEAGLTLAVTDPEKLRAAQEAAAKIVPAPRVPRERKPLPPLSTEPLIQVETRR, from the coding sequence ATGAAACGTATGTTGTTTAACGCTACGCAGCAGGAAGAGTTGCGCGTAGCCATTGTCGATGGGCAAAAACTCATCGACATCGACATCGAGACAAGCGGACGCGAGCAGCGCAAGTCCAATATCTACAAAGGTGTGATCACCCGCATCGAGCCGTCGCTGGAAGCCTGCTTCGTCAATTACGGCGAAGAGCGCCACGGCTTCCTGCCGTTCAAGGAAGTCGCGCGCAGCTACTTCAAGGAAGGCATCGACGTGCGCAATGCATCGATCAAGGATGCCCTGCGCGAAGGCCAGGAAATCATGGTCCAGGTCGAAAAGGAAGAGCGCGGCAACAAGGGCGCGGCGCTGACCTCCTTCATTTCGCTGGCGGGCCGCTACCTGGTCCTGATGCCGAACAATCCGCGCGGTGGTGGCGTGTCGCGCCGGGTGGAAGGCGAAGATCGGCAGGAACTGCGCGAAACGATGGACAAGCTCGATCTGCCGAACGGCATGTCGGTCATTGCCCGCACCGCCGGTATCGGCCGCAGCGTCGAGGAACTGCAGTGGGACCTGAACTACCTGATGCAATTGTGGCGCGCGATCGAAGGCGCCAGCACGTCCGCACCGGGTGCCTTCCTGATTTACCAGGAATCGTCGCTGGTGATCCGCGCGATCCGCGACTACTTCCAGCCTGATATCGGCGAGATCCTGATCGACACCGACGACATCTACGAACAGGCGCAGCAATTCATGACCCATGTGATGCCCGACATGGTGCACCGGGTCAAGCGCTACCGCGATGACGTGCCGCTGTTCTCGCGCTTTCAGATCGAACACCAGATCGAAACCGCCTATTCCCGCACGGTGCCTCTGCCTTCCGGCGGCGCCATCGTGATCGACCATACCGAAGCCCTCGTTTCGATCGACGTCAACTCGGCCCGCGCCACGCGCGGCAGCGATATCGAAACAACCGCGCTCCACACGAACCTCGAAGCTGCCGACGAAGTCGCGCGCCAGTTGCGCCTGCGCGACTTGGGCGGCCTGATCGTGATCGACTTCATCGACATGGAGAACGCGAAGAACCAGCGCGAAGTCGAAACCCGCCTGAAAGACGCGCTGCGCTACGACCGCGCCCGCGTCCAGATGGGCAAGATCTCCCGCTTCGGCCTGATGGAACTGTCGCGCCAGCGTCTGCGTCCATCGCTGTCCGAAGGCAGCCACGTGACCTGCCCGCGTTGCAACGGCACCGGCCATATTCGCGATACCGAATCGTCCGCATTGCAAGTCCTGCGCATCGTCCAGGAAGAGGCAATGAAGGAAAACTCCGCCGCCATCCACGTGCAGGCGCCGGTCGACGTCGCCGCATTCCTGCTGAACGAAAAGCGCGGCGAAATCCTGAAGATCGAAACGCGCCATCGCGTGACGATCATCCTGATTCCCAACAAGCATCTCGAGACTCCGCATTACAAGCTCGAGCGCATCAAGCACGACGATCCGCGTCTGGAAGAAGCACAGGCCAGCTATACGATGGCCGAGGAGGCTGATACCGACATCAGCTACGGCAAGCGCCAGAAGGAAGAAGCGCGCCCGCGCCAGGAAGCCGTGGTCAAGGGCATCACCCCGGATCAGCCGGCACCGATCGTCGAACGCAAGCCGGTGGAACCGGCACCCGCACCCGCCCCCGTGGTGCAGCCGGCGGAAGAAGGGTTCTTCAGCCGCATGTTCGGCTTCTTCCGCCGCAAGCCGGTCGCACCGGCACCGGCTCCGGCACCTGTGGTGGAAGAGAAACCGGCACAAGCCCGCAGCGACCGCGGCGACCGTAATGGCCGTAATCGCAATCGCGGCCGTGGCCGCGGCGGTCGGGAACGCGGCGATGAACGCGAAACGCCCCGTAGCGAAGGCCGCCAGGAAAATGTGAAGACGGCAGCAGTGCCTGCTGCGGAAACGGCGCAGCGTCCGCCGCGACCACCGCGCGAGCAACGCGAGCCGCGCGAACCTCGGGAGCAACGTGAGCCGCGCGAACAACGTGAAGCGCGCGAAGGCGGCGAACCGCGCCGCGAGCGCGCGGAGCGCCAGCCGCGCCAGCGGGAAGAACGCAAGGAAGCGCCTGCGGAGGAGCTACTGAATGTCGCAGCCGAACCGATCGCCCCCGTTGCGCCAGCCACGCTGACCGCAGTTTCCGACGTCGAAGCGCCCGAGGGCATCCCGGCAGCCGAAGACGGTACCGGCGAACAGGGTGAAGAGCGCCGCCGTCGCCGTCGTCGCGGCGGCCGCAACCGCAATCGCCGCGACCGTGAAAACGGCGAGGCAATCGAGGCTGGCGGCGAGCTGGAAGCCGCCGATGAAGCGCCTGCGGATGAAGCGAACGCGGCACAAGGTCAGGCACAGGCAGAAATCGCCGAAGCAGCGCCTGCGGCGGCACCCGTAGCCGCCGAGCCTGCAGCCCCGGCGCCGGCGCTTGCCGTAGCAATCGAGCCGGCCCCGGCGCCTGCCGAGGTCGCAGCCGTCGAAACGCCCGCCAAGGAAGCCGTCGTCGCCGAACAGGAAACTGCCATGCCGGCAGCCGCCGTTCCGGCCGAACCGGTTGCGGTTCCTGTTGCGGTAGCAGTCGAGCCGCAGCCGGTGCCGACGTCGGCCGCGCCCGTGGCCGAGCGTCAGCCCGAGCCGGCCGCGGCCGCGATGCCGCTGGACCATCTGCGCGGAATGCTGGCCGAGGCCGGCCTGACGCTGGCGGTCACCGACCCGGAGAAGCTGCGCGCAGCGCAGGAAGCAGCAGCGAAGATCGTTCCGGCGCCGCGCGTGCCGCGCGAACGCAAGCCGTTGCCGCCGCTGTCGACCGAGCCGCTGATCCAGGTCGAAACCCGTCGTTGA
- the rluC gene encoding 23S rRNA pseudouridine(955/2504/2580) synthase RluC, with product MKDLARFSEGRSESGPGNQSSQVLPQVRLVTISDEEAGQRIDNFLLRICKGVPKSHIYRVLRSGEVRVNKGRVDQTYRLAVGDVVRVPPVRIAEKAAQVVPGAEFSILLEDPHLLVIDKPAGVAVHGGSGVSYGVIEQLRAARPEAKFLELVHRLDRETSGILLLAKKRSALTNLHEQIREGRLDKRYLALVHGDWQNSRQHVKLPLFKYTTPEGERRVRVQSDGMPSHTVFNLIRRYGEFALLEAELKTGRTHQIRVHLASSGFPIAGDDKYGDFGLNKALQKADGSRVALKRMFLHAYQITFLHPETGNPVTLKAALPPECEKFLLSLGKSMAQAVS from the coding sequence ATGAAGGACTTAGCGAGATTTTCTGAGGGGCGAAGCGAATCGGGTCCAGGTAACCAATCCTCACAAGTCTTGCCGCAAGTTCGACTGGTTACCATTTCCGACGAAGAAGCCGGGCAGCGTATCGATAATTTTCTTTTACGCATTTGTAAAGGCGTGCCCAAAAGCCATATTTATCGTGTCTTGCGCTCGGGCGAGGTCAGGGTCAACAAGGGACGTGTCGACCAGACGTACCGCCTTGCGGTTGGAGATGTAGTCCGTGTGCCGCCGGTAAGGATTGCTGAAAAGGCAGCCCAGGTGGTGCCGGGTGCCGAGTTCAGTATATTGCTCGAAGACCCGCACCTACTGGTCATCGATAAACCGGCCGGCGTTGCGGTGCATGGCGGATCGGGCGTGAGCTACGGCGTGATCGAACAATTGCGCGCCGCCCGGCCCGAGGCGAAATTCCTGGAGCTGGTGCATCGCCTCGATCGCGAGACGTCAGGTATCCTGTTGCTGGCAAAAAAGCGTTCCGCGCTAACCAATCTGCATGAGCAGATCCGGGAAGGCCGGCTCGACAAGCGATATCTCGCCTTGGTGCATGGCGATTGGCAAAATTCCCGGCAGCATGTAAAACTGCCATTATTCAAATACACGACACCGGAAGGTGAACGCCGCGTGCGTGTACAGTCTGACGGGATGCCGTCGCATACCGTCTTCAACCTGATCAGGCGCTATGGTGAATTTGCTTTGCTGGAAGCTGAACTGAAAACCGGACGCACTCACCAGATCCGGGTGCACCTGGCGTCATCGGGGTTCCCGATCGCCGGCGACGACAAATATGGCGACTTCGGCCTGAACAAGGCATTGCAGAAGGCGGATGGATCGCGGGTCGCGCTCAAGCGCATGTTCCTGCATGCGTATCAGATTACCTTCCTGCACCCGGAAACCGGTAATCCGGTAACGCTCAAGGCGGCGCTGCCGCCGGAATGCGAGAAATTCCTACTCAGCCTGGGTAAATCCATGGCGCAGGCTGTGTCTTAG
- a CDS encoding HAD-IA family hydrolase, whose protein sequence is MARRKFDLIVFDWDGTLMDSTAAIVACIQAAAKDLGLPVPDKKAASYVIGLGLHDAMEAVLPGLDPKHYPHMVERYRYHYLSRDHDLALFDGVREMLADLAQQGYFLAVATGKSRVGLNRALDVADLLSVFDATRCADETFSKPHPAMLQELTRELGQDLGRTLMIGDTTHDLQMAINAGASSVAVRYGAHSAAELQALNPLYAAGTVGELHAWLNENA, encoded by the coding sequence ATGGCAAGAAGGAAGTTTGATTTAATCGTGTTCGACTGGGACGGCACTTTGATGGACAGCACGGCCGCCATCGTCGCCTGTATCCAGGCCGCCGCCAAGGATCTCGGACTACCGGTGCCGGACAAGAAGGCAGCGTCGTACGTCATCGGATTGGGCTTGCACGACGCGATGGAGGCGGTTTTGCCCGGACTTGACCCGAAACATTACCCGCACATGGTGGAGCGATACCGTTACCACTATTTGTCCAGGGATCACGACCTGGCGCTGTTTGACGGGGTGCGGGAAATGCTGGCTGACCTGGCGCAGCAGGGGTACTTTCTGGCGGTGGCGACCGGGAAAAGCCGTGTCGGGCTCAACCGTGCGCTCGATGTGGCCGATCTGCTTTCGGTATTCGATGCCACGCGCTGCGCCGATGAAACCTTTTCTAAACCTCATCCTGCCATGCTGCAGGAATTGACGCGCGAACTGGGCCAGGATCTCGGGCGCACCCTGATGATCGGCGATACTACGCACGACTTGCAAATGGCGATCAATGCCGGCGCGTCTAGCGTGGCCGTGCGTTACGGCGCCCATTCCGCAGCCGAACTGCAGGCCTTGAATCCGCTGTATGCGGCCGGGACGGTTGGCGAGTTGCATGCCTGGCTGAACGAAAATGCATGA
- a CDS encoding Rieske 2Fe-2S domain-containing protein: MDDIAIPICASGDLIEGGRGVRFPVTAGGEDSTGFVVRYDNAVYGYLNRCAHVPIELDWNEGDFFESSGLYLMCSTHGALYIPETGRCAGGPCRGGRLRPIAVFEKDNQVFWRPDDYIKPARA, translated from the coding sequence ATGGATGACATCGCCATTCCCATCTGTGCCTCCGGCGACTTGATCGAAGGGGGCAGGGGCGTGCGCTTTCCCGTCACTGCGGGAGGCGAGGATAGTACCGGGTTTGTGGTCCGGTATGACAACGCGGTGTACGGATACCTGAATCGGTGTGCGCACGTGCCGATCGAACTCGACTGGAATGAAGGGGATTTTTTCGAGTCGAGCGGGCTGTATCTGATGTGCTCAACGCATGGGGCACTCTACATCCCGGAAACCGGGCGCTGCGCGGGTGGCCCCTGCCGTGGCGGGCGCTTGCGGCCGATCGCGGTGTTTGAAAAAGATAACCAGGTATTCTGGAGGCCGGATGACTATATCAAGCCGGCAAGAGCATAA
- a CDS encoding S49 family peptidase, which produces MIDNNSEENRPVPPSANDPARKEGWEREVLEKLVFATLNEQRARRRWNVFFRFVTLGVIVVGLWMAFVLSNQEEEIVGLHTALIEIDGTIETGTSGAADAVIPALNRAFSEDNSVGVILRINSPGGSPVQAGIINDEMLRLRKEYPRKPLYVVVDEVCASGGYYIAAGADKIFVNKASIVGSIGVLMDGFGFTGLMDKVGVERRLMTAGENKGFLDPFSPQTAKQKNYAQDMLNTVHQQFINVVRQGRGKRLKETPETFSGLFWIGSQAVDMGLADGFGTVDTVARDVLKAEDVVDYTQREGLSERLLKKFGGAVGSAAMGAFWSHSAKPTFR; this is translated from the coding sequence ATGATTGATAATAATTCTGAAGAAAATCGTCCTGTTCCGCCGTCCGCGAACGACCCGGCAAGGAAAGAGGGCTGGGAGCGCGAGGTCTTGGAGAAACTGGTATTCGCCACGCTCAATGAGCAGCGCGCACGCCGCCGCTGGAATGTCTTTTTTCGATTTGTGACGCTTGGTGTCATTGTCGTCGGGCTGTGGATGGCCTTCGTCCTGAGCAACCAGGAAGAGGAAATCGTCGGGCTGCATACTGCCCTCATCGAAATCGATGGCACGATCGAAACGGGCACCTCGGGAGCTGCCGACGCCGTTATTCCGGCGCTGAACCGCGCATTTTCGGAAGATAACTCGGTCGGCGTCATCTTGCGCATCAACAGTCCGGGCGGCAGCCCGGTCCAGGCGGGAATCATCAACGATGAAATGCTCCGCCTGCGCAAGGAGTACCCGCGCAAGCCCTTGTATGTGGTGGTCGACGAGGTTTGCGCTTCTGGCGGTTACTACATCGCGGCGGGTGCCGACAAGATTTTTGTCAACAAGGCGAGCATTGTCGGCTCTATCGGGGTGCTGATGGATGGCTTTGGATTCACCGGACTCATGGATAAGGTCGGCGTCGAGCGCCGCCTCATGACGGCGGGCGAAAACAAGGGATTCCTGGACCCGTTCAGTCCGCAAACCGCCAAGCAAAAGAACTACGCGCAAGACATGCTCAATACCGTGCACCAGCAATTCATCAACGTGGTGCGCCAAGGACGGGGCAAGCGCCTGAAGGAAACTCCTGAAACTTTTTCCGGATTGTTTTGGATTGGCTCACAGGCAGTCGACATGGGTTTGGCGGATGGTTTCGGTACGGTGGATACCGTCGCGCGGGATGTCCTCAAGGCGGAAGACGTCGTCGACTACACGCAGCGCGAAGGCTTGTCCGAGCGGCTCCTGAAGAAATTTGGCGGCGCCGTCGGCAGTGCCGCGATGGGCGCATTCTGGAGTCATTCTGCCAAGCCGACTTTCCGGTAA
- a CDS encoding SAM-dependent methyltransferase, whose product MPGILYLIPNTLGSTTSLGIDPLAHVIPTEVQAITARLDYFIAENAKTTRAFLKLIAAQHPLAKPLQEIRIDELNVNTPAPQLPTLLAPIKAGLDGGLISEAGVPAVADPGANLVRLAHQQGIQVRPLVGPSSLLLAVMASGLNGQSFAFNGYLPTDAAQRAKRIKALEDRSRQERQTQLFIETPYRNATLLEALITNCKPGTLVCTATDLSLSTEIITTQAAGKWKQDLAAGKTPDFHKRPTVFLLLAE is encoded by the coding sequence ATGCCCGGCATCCTGTACCTCATCCCCAACACACTCGGATCGACAACCTCCTTGGGGATCGATCCACTTGCTCACGTCATCCCGACCGAAGTGCAGGCCATTACTGCACGGCTCGACTATTTCATTGCCGAGAACGCAAAAACGACGCGCGCCTTTCTGAAACTGATCGCGGCACAGCACCCGCTGGCGAAGCCATTGCAGGAAATACGCATCGACGAATTGAACGTCAATACACCCGCACCTCAATTACCCACGCTGCTCGCTCCGATCAAGGCAGGACTGGATGGCGGCCTGATTTCGGAGGCCGGCGTTCCGGCCGTCGCCGACCCGGGCGCCAATCTGGTTCGCCTGGCGCACCAGCAGGGAATCCAGGTCAGACCTCTGGTCGGGCCCTCGTCGCTGCTGCTGGCAGTCATGGCCAGCGGCTTGAACGGCCAGAGCTTCGCATTCAACGGCTATCTTCCGACAGACGCCGCGCAACGGGCCAAGCGAATCAAGGCGCTTGAAGATCGGTCAAGACAGGAACGACAGACCCAACTGTTCATCGAAACCCCTTATCGCAATGCGACCTTGCTGGAGGCGCTGATCACGAACTGCAAGCCAGGCACATTGGTATGCACAGCAACCGACTTGAGCTTGTCGACAGAGATCATCACGACACAGGCGGCAGGCAAGTGGAAACAGGATTTAGCAGCAGGCAAGACACCTGATTTTCATAAGAGGCCGACCGTATTCCTGCTATTGGCCGAATAG
- a CDS encoding Maf-like protein produces the protein MPSPSAFPRLILASSSKYRKELLSRLHLPFEVLVPNIDETPYPRETPEQTAMRLAYEKSRAVLMQAPEAIVIGSDQVATLDGEQIGKPGSHANALMQLRKMRGKRVVFHTALCVYDGRNPDSTQAAQLENVQTFVMFRDLPDEELESYLRIERPYDCAGSAKNEGLGIAIVERIESTDPTALTGLPLIALCTMLRRTGVPFFSA, from the coding sequence ATGCCATCGCCATCCGCTTTTCCCCGCCTGATTCTGGCGTCCAGCTCCAAATACCGGAAGGAACTGCTGAGCCGCCTGCACCTACCATTTGAAGTGTTGGTGCCGAACATTGACGAAACGCCCTACCCGAGAGAAACACCGGAACAGACCGCGATGCGCCTTGCATATGAGAAATCTCGCGCAGTCCTGATGCAGGCGCCGGAGGCAATCGTGATCGGCTCGGACCAGGTTGCAACCCTGGATGGCGAACAGATTGGCAAACCCGGATCACATGCGAACGCGCTAATGCAGCTGCGGAAGATGCGCGGCAAGCGCGTGGTTTTTCACACCGCGCTATGCGTATACGACGGGCGCAACCCGGATTCCACGCAAGCAGCGCAACTGGAAAATGTGCAGACCTTTGTCATGTTTCGCGACCTGCCCGATGAAGAACTGGAATCCTACCTGCGTATCGAGCGGCCTTACGATTGCGCTGGCAGCGCAAAAAACGAAGGACTCGGAATCGCGATCGTCGAAAGAATAGAAAGCACCGATCCGACAGCGCTCACCGGACTGCCGCTGATTGCGCTATGCACGATGCTGCGTCGTACCGGTGTGCCGTTTTTCTCCGCATAA
- a CDS encoding DUF177 domain-containing protein: protein MNAFVIDAFEFCRLNESRAGEIAVVDLPRLAEESVDKSGAVRWALQGGSDRRGHPQLTLSISGSVRLMCQRCLTPFAFDIESASVVVLAQDEAGADEIEAVLEDEPVDVVVGSRSFNIAELIEDEALLAIPLSPKHEICPDQVVPEAPKDAEKVSPFAVLKNLKK, encoded by the coding sequence ATGAATGCTTTTGTAATCGATGCGTTCGAATTTTGCCGGCTCAACGAGAGCCGCGCAGGCGAGATTGCGGTGGTTGATTTGCCGCGGCTTGCGGAGGAGTCGGTTGACAAGTCCGGTGCTGTGCGCTGGGCTCTGCAAGGCGGGAGTGATCGGCGTGGCCATCCGCAGTTGACGCTTTCCATCTCGGGAAGTGTGCGGTTAATGTGTCAGCGCTGTCTGACGCCGTTTGCGTTCGATATCGAATCCGCGTCGGTGGTCGTTCTGGCGCAGGATGAGGCTGGTGCGGACGAGATCGAGGCGGTGCTGGAGGATGAGCCGGTGGACGTCGTTGTCGGTAGTCGGTCGTTTAATATTGCCGAGTTGATCGAGGATGAGGCGCTGCTCGCCATTCCGCTGTCGCCCAAGCATGAAATTTGTCCGGATCAGGTGGTGCCCGAGGCTCCGAAAGATGCGGAGAAAGTCTCTCCGTTTGCAGTGCTGAAGAATTTAAAGAAGTAA
- the rpmF gene encoding 50S ribosomal protein L32, translating into MAVQQNKKSPSKRGMHRSHDHLSTPPLAVEPTTGETHMRHHISPNGYYRGRKVLKTKNDE; encoded by the coding sequence ATGGCCGTTCAACAAAATAAGAAGTCCCCGTCCAAGCGCGGTATGCACCGCTCGCACGATCACCTGAGCACGCCGCCGCTGGCCGTGGAGCCGACCACCGGTGAGACGCACATGCGTCACCACATCAGCCCGAACGGCTATTATCGCGGCCGCAAGGTCCTCAAGACCAAAAACGACGAATAA
- the plsX gene encoding phosphate acyltransferase PlsX produces the protein MTIKISIDCMGGDHGPSVTIPAAVSFAKHEPDAELILVGLEDVIRAELKKHHAADHPRLSIINATEVVTMDDPLEVALRRKKDSSMRVAISLVKEGRAHVCVSAGNTGALMAVSRYVLKTIPGVDRPAICFPMPNQKDSPTYMLDLGANVDCEPHHLHQFALMATALVAALEGKAKPTVGLLNIGEEDIKGNEVVKQTAPLLRADHEKGLLNFYGNVEGNDIFEGTTDIVVCDGFVGNVVLKASEGLGRFVKKTLTSEFKRNPLNMLGAIFAFGALRSFSHRMNPSRYNGASLLGLRGLVFKSHGGESAYGYEWAIKRAYDAAKHDVISRISKTIADLMPQSGAPCAPENPTALSDLAKQKTA, from the coding sequence ATGACAATCAAAATTTCTATTGACTGCATGGGCGGTGATCACGGCCCGTCGGTCACTATTCCTGCAGCCGTCTCCTTCGCCAAGCACGAACCTGACGCCGAACTGATTTTGGTCGGCCTTGAGGATGTCATTCGGGCCGAGTTGAAAAAGCATCACGCGGCCGATCACCCTCGGTTATCCATCATCAATGCGACCGAGGTGGTCACGATGGACGACCCGCTCGAAGTCGCCTTGCGCCGCAAGAAGGACTCGTCGATGCGGGTGGCGATCAGCCTGGTCAAGGAGGGGCGTGCGCATGTCTGTGTTTCGGCCGGCAACACCGGTGCGTTAATGGCCGTGTCGCGCTATGTGCTGAAGACGATCCCGGGCGTTGACCGCCCCGCGATCTGTTTCCCCATGCCGAATCAAAAGGATTCGCCGACCTACATGCTCGACCTCGGGGCAAACGTGGACTGCGAACCCCATCATCTGCATCAATTCGCGTTGATGGCGACGGCACTGGTTGCGGCTCTGGAGGGCAAGGCGAAACCGACGGTGGGTTTGCTTAACATCGGCGAGGAAGATATCAAGGGCAATGAGGTCGTCAAGCAAACGGCGCCATTGCTGCGTGCCGATCACGAAAAAGGCCTCCTCAACTTCTACGGCAATGTCGAGGGTAATGACATCTTCGAGGGTACTACCGATATCGTCGTCTGCGACGGTTTTGTCGGCAACGTGGTGCTGAAGGCTTCGGAAGGCTTGGGGCGGTTCGTCAAGAAGACGCTGACCTCGGAATTCAAGCGCAATCCGCTCAATATGCTGGGTGCAATCTTCGCATTCGGCGCGCTACGGTCGTTTTCTCACCGCATGAACCCGTCCCGCTATAACGGCGCCAGCCTGCTCGGCTTGCGTGGGCTCGTTTTCAAGAGCCATGGCGGCGAGAGTGCATACGGCTATGAATGGGCGATCAAGCGCGCCTATGACGCCGCCAAGCACGATGTCATTTCGCGCATTTCAAAAACGATTGCGGATTTGATGCCGCAATCCGGCGCGCCTTGCGCACCCGAAAATCCAACTGCGCTGTCTGATTTAGCAAAGCAGAAAACGGCATGA
- a CDS encoding beta-ketoacyl-ACP synthase III, whose amino-acid sequence MTRYSKIVGTGSFLPPRRVTNQELAAQLAEKGIETSDEWIVSRSGISARHYAEPTMQSSDLAVEAAKRALDMAGLTPNDIDLVIVATSTPDHLGGFPSTACVVQRKLGIGNGSAAFDVQAVCSGFVYAMSIADSFIRAGAHKNVLIVGAEVFSRILNFEDRTTCVLFGDGAGAIVLSASDQPGILATKLHADGSHGEILCVPGSINGGAVDGSAFLYMDGQAVFKLAVSVLEKVAKEALDIADMSASQIDWLVPHQANIRIMQGTAKKLGLPLEKMIVTVDQHGNTSAASIPLALDVAVRDGRIKPGQNVMMEGVGGGFTWGAALVRM is encoded by the coding sequence ATGACTCGCTATAGCAAAATTGTAGGTACAGGGAGCTTTCTCCCGCCCAGGCGTGTGACCAATCAGGAACTGGCGGCGCAGCTAGCGGAAAAGGGGATCGAGACTTCCGACGAATGGATTGTTTCGCGCAGCGGTATTTCGGCACGACATTACGCCGAACCGACCATGCAGTCGAGCGACCTCGCTGTGGAGGCCGCCAAGCGTGCGCTTGATATGGCTGGACTGACGCCGAACGATATCGATTTGGTCATCGTTGCGACGTCCACGCCCGATCATTTGGGTGGATTTCCAAGTACTGCATGCGTCGTGCAGCGCAAGCTAGGCATCGGCAACGGTTCCGCTGCGTTCGATGTCCAGGCGGTTTGCAGCGGCTTCGTGTATGCGATGTCGATTGCAGACAGCTTCATCAGGGCTGGTGCACACAAAAACGTGCTGATCGTTGGCGCCGAAGTGTTTTCGCGCATCCTGAATTTTGAGGATCGCACTACCTGCGTACTGTTCGGCGACGGAGCTGGCGCGATTGTCCTTAGCGCCTCCGACCAGCCCGGCATCCTTGCGACCAAGCTGCATGCCGATGGCAGTCACGGCGAGATCCTCTGCGTCCCGGGCAGTATCAACGGCGGCGCAGTCGATGGCAGCGCCTTCTTGTATATGGATGGGCAGGCTGTTTTCAAGCTTGCCGTCTCCGTGCTGGAAAAAGTAGCGAAAGAAGCACTGGACATCGCCGATATGAGCGCGTCGCAAATCGACTGGCTCGTGCCGCATCAGGCAAATATCCGGATCATGCAAGGTACGGCGAAAAAGCTCGGCCTGCCGTTGGAAAAAATGATCGTTACTGTCGATCAGCATGGTAATACCTCGGCGGCATCGATTCCGCTGGCGCTGGACGTCGCAGTGCGCGATGGCCGTATCAAGCCGGGCCAAAACGTCATGATGGAAGGCGTCGGCGGAGGATTTACCTGGGGCGCGGCGCTCGTACGCATGTAA